A part of Trachemys scripta elegans isolate TJP31775 chromosome 23, CAS_Tse_1.0, whole genome shotgun sequence genomic DNA contains:
- the HIGD1B gene encoding HIG1 domain family member 1B isoform X2, whose amino-acid sequence MVMDESQWVPEREGTVSTKLLQKAGAAPFVPVGIAGFAMVATYGLYRLKARGKMKMSVHLIHTRVAAQACVVGAITLGATYTMYKDHLLKPAAARAQK is encoded by the exons ATGGTTATGGACGAAAGCCAGTGGGTCCCCGAGCGCGAAGGCACCGTCTCCACCAAGCTCCTGCAGAAGGCGGGTGCGGCCCCGTTCGTGCCTGTTG GCATCGCGGGCTTTGCCATGGTGGCCACTTATGGCCTCTACAGACTGAAGGCCAGAGGAAAGATGAAGATGTCTGTGCACCTGATCCACACGCGCGTGGCTGCCCAAGCCTGCGTGGTTGGCGCCATCACGCTGG GTGCAACCTACACTATGTACAAAGACCACCTGCTGAAAccggctgcagccagagcccagaaATAG